Proteins from one Catenuloplanes atrovinosus genomic window:
- a CDS encoding lysylphosphatidylglycerol synthase transmembrane domain-containing protein yields the protein MMQKFLSWAKPVAGAAILALLFWRLGSVAFLDGLRVLTWPTLLAAAGIGLLTTVFSAWRWCLTARALGIRLPLRGAIADYYQALFLNATLPGGLLGDVDRAVRNGRDTGDVGRGVRVVVLERTAGQIMLFAVGAVVLVAHPGLALAVADVVSVSPAVLAAVATGIVLACAFAVIKLRRNPGRLRRAWRTATGDIRRGLLARRTLPGILLASAIVLGGHLATFLLAARAAGSYAPARTLLPLLVTALLVMVLPVSIGGFGPREGFLAWAFATAGFSATQGLTVAVVYGLFALVASLPGVAVLALRLLARRRTPAPVPIAVPVEPLIPADVVTTRTIKTLEPAAA from the coding sequence ATGATGCAGAAGTTCCTCTCCTGGGCGAAGCCGGTCGCGGGCGCCGCGATCCTCGCGCTGCTGTTCTGGCGGCTCGGCTCGGTCGCGTTCCTCGACGGCCTGCGCGTGCTGACCTGGCCCACGCTGCTCGCGGCGGCCGGCATCGGCCTGCTCACCACGGTCTTCAGCGCCTGGCGCTGGTGCCTGACCGCGCGCGCCCTCGGCATCCGGCTCCCGCTGCGCGGCGCGATCGCCGACTACTACCAGGCGCTGTTCCTCAACGCCACGCTCCCCGGCGGGCTGCTCGGCGACGTCGACCGCGCGGTGCGCAACGGCCGTGACACCGGCGACGTCGGGCGTGGCGTCCGGGTGGTGGTGCTGGAACGTACCGCCGGTCAGATCATGCTCTTCGCGGTCGGCGCGGTCGTGCTCGTCGCGCACCCCGGCCTGGCGCTGGCGGTCGCGGACGTCGTCTCGGTCTCCCCGGCCGTGCTCGCGGCCGTCGCCACCGGCATCGTGCTGGCCTGCGCGTTCGCCGTGATCAAGCTGCGCCGCAACCCGGGCCGGCTGCGCCGCGCCTGGCGCACCGCCACCGGCGACATCCGCCGTGGCCTGCTCGCCCGCCGCACGCTGCCCGGCATCCTGCTCGCCTCCGCGATCGTCCTCGGCGGGCACCTGGCCACGTTCCTGCTGGCCGCGCGCGCCGCCGGGTCGTACGCCCCCGCGCGGACGCTGCTCCCGCTGCTGGTCACCGCGCTGCTGGTGATGGTGCTGCCGGTCAGCATCGGCGGCTTCGGCCCGCGCGAGGGCTTCCTCGCCTGGGCGTTCGCCACCGCCGGCTTCAGCGCCACCCAGGGCCTCACGGTCGCGGTCGTCTACGGCCTGTTCGCCCTGGTCGCCAGCCTCCCCGGCGTCGCGGTCCTGGCCCTGCGCCTGCTGGCCCGCCGCCGCACCCCGGCCCCGGTCCCGATCGCCGTGCCGGTGGAGCCGCTCATCCCGGCCGACGTGGTCACCACCCGGACGATCAAGACCCTGGAGCCCGCGGCTGCCTAG
- a CDS encoding choice-of-anchor C family protein — protein sequence MSRRAAPVVAGALSVLVAAAPAPATAGAFWDSFEEPPAPAGGFHTYRQGAVAGPWTVIGGDVDLIGGGFWAAQHEAQSMDLNGTAAGAIRATFRTTLAATYRVGFRLAGNPSGGPAVKTGVAGIDGQERLELAFDTTGRTTTTMGYAEQWFTFRATRAETSVEFVSTTPGAHGPVLDNVLIQPCTITDCTAGQ from the coding sequence ATGTCACGTCGTGCCGCACCCGTCGTCGCGGGCGCGCTGTCGGTCCTCGTCGCCGCCGCGCCCGCGCCCGCCACGGCGGGCGCGTTCTGGGACAGCTTCGAGGAGCCGCCGGCGCCGGCCGGCGGCTTCCACACGTACCGTCAGGGTGCGGTGGCCGGCCCGTGGACCGTGATCGGCGGTGACGTCGACCTGATCGGCGGCGGTTTCTGGGCGGCGCAGCACGAGGCGCAGTCGATGGATCTGAACGGTACGGCCGCCGGCGCGATCCGCGCGACGTTCCGCACCACGCTGGCCGCCACCTACCGCGTCGGCTTCCGGCTGGCCGGGAACCCGTCGGGCGGCCCGGCCGTCAAGACCGGCGTGGCCGGCATCGACGGCCAGGAGCGGCTGGAGCTCGCGTTCGACACCACCGGCAGGACCACGACCACCATGGGGTACGCGGAGCAGTGGTTCACGTTCCGCGCCACGCGCGCGGAGACGTCGGTGGAGTTCGTCAGCACCACGCCGGGCGCGCACGGCCCGGTCCTCGACAACGTCCTGATCCAGCCCTGCACCATCACCGACTGCACGGCCGGACAGTAA
- a CDS encoding endonuclease/exonuclease/phosphatase family protein: protein MRVWRTIVAVTAVLLAVAIGLHGLVPNAGPRLGSLIETFLPWLGLGVPVVLVLALTARSRIVVLTAVLPLAAWLIVCGGKLLPGRDAPHDLTVVQHNLSDENPDPAGTARALMAARPDLIGVEELLPENVAAYQAVFAAEYPYRAVHGTVGLWSRFPIAESRLVDLRPSDVDDPEWNRGLRAVVGTPRGDVAVYVAHLPSLRLGAGGFGSERRDESATFLGNALAREPLDRIVLIGDLNGTTDDRGLRPIRAVVTTTGRGFAFSWPAGTPIARIDQIMARSLTVTRIWTLDRTGSDHLPIAARLRF, encoded by the coding sequence GTGCGCGTGTGGAGGACGATCGTCGCGGTGACCGCGGTGCTGCTGGCCGTGGCGATCGGGCTGCACGGCCTGGTGCCGAACGCGGGGCCGCGGCTGGGCAGCCTGATCGAGACGTTCCTGCCCTGGCTGGGCCTGGGCGTCCCGGTGGTGCTGGTGCTCGCGCTGACCGCCCGGTCACGGATCGTCGTGCTCACCGCCGTGCTGCCGCTGGCCGCGTGGCTGATCGTCTGCGGCGGCAAGCTGCTGCCCGGCCGGGACGCCCCGCACGACCTGACCGTGGTGCAGCACAACCTCAGTGACGAGAACCCCGATCCCGCCGGTACGGCACGCGCGCTGATGGCCGCGCGGCCCGACCTGATCGGCGTCGAGGAACTGCTGCCGGAGAACGTCGCGGCCTACCAGGCGGTGTTCGCCGCCGAGTACCCGTACCGGGCCGTGCACGGCACCGTCGGCCTGTGGTCCCGGTTCCCGATCGCCGAGTCGCGCCTGGTCGACCTGCGCCCGTCCGACGTGGACGATCCCGAGTGGAACCGCGGCCTGCGCGCGGTCGTCGGCACGCCGCGCGGCGACGTCGCGGTCTACGTCGCGCACCTGCCGTCGCTGCGGCTCGGCGCCGGCGGCTTCGGCAGCGAGCGGCGCGACGAGAGCGCCACCTTCCTCGGCAACGCGCTGGCACGCGAGCCGCTCGACCGGATCGTCCTGATCGGCGACCTGAACGGCACCACCGACGACCGCGGCCTGCGCCCGATCCGCGCCGTGGTCACCACCACGGGCCGGGGCTTCGCGTTCTCCTGGCCGGCCGGCACGCCGATCGCCCGGATCGACCAGATCATGGCGCGCTCGCTCACCGTCACCCGCATCTGGACGCTGGACCGCACCGGCAGCGACCACCTCCCGATCGCGGCGCGCCTCAGGTTCTGA
- a CDS encoding class I SAM-dependent methyltransferase: protein MRVAEAPRYASTWLDLREPADAAARATELVDLLRGRLADVPDPVILDLGCGTGSMARWLAPLLDGRQHWIMQDRDPDLLDVAAASMIGTGAAVTVETRRGDITKLTAADLDGVSLVTASALLDLLDAGDAARLAAACAESGTPALLTLSVTGRAELDPAEPLDGPLNSAFNAHLRHHVAGRTLLGPDAADALADAFRARGVTVHAAPSPWRLGPDRRELTAEWLRGWVTAASTRLGRDTGVEREIDDYLSRRLARAAAGDLTVTVHHTDLLALPTEVSR, encoded by the coding sequence ATGAGAGTCGCCGAAGCGCCGAGGTACGCCTCGACGTGGCTGGACCTGCGTGAGCCCGCGGACGCCGCGGCCCGCGCGACGGAGCTGGTGGACCTGCTCCGCGGCCGCCTGGCGGACGTCCCCGACCCGGTGATCCTGGACCTCGGCTGCGGCACCGGCTCGATGGCCCGCTGGCTGGCACCGCTGCTGGACGGCCGCCAGCACTGGATCATGCAGGACCGGGACCCGGACCTGCTCGACGTGGCGGCGGCCAGCATGATCGGCACCGGCGCCGCGGTCACCGTGGAGACCCGGCGCGGCGACATCACCAAGCTGACCGCGGCGGACCTGGACGGCGTCTCGCTGGTCACCGCGTCCGCGCTGCTGGACCTGCTGGACGCGGGCGACGCGGCCCGGCTCGCCGCCGCCTGCGCCGAGTCCGGCACGCCCGCGCTGCTCACCCTCTCCGTCACCGGGCGCGCCGAGCTCGACCCGGCGGAACCGCTGGACGGGCCGCTGAACAGCGCGTTCAACGCCCACCTGCGGCACCACGTGGCCGGCCGCACGCTGCTCGGCCCGGACGCGGCCGACGCGCTGGCGGACGCGTTCCGCGCGCGCGGCGTCACGGTGCACGCGGCGCCCAGCCCGTGGCGGCTCGGCCCGGACCGGCGCGAGCTGACCGCGGAGTGGCTGCGCGGCTGGGTCACCGCAGCCTCCACCCGGCTGGGCCGCGACACCGGCGTCGAGCGCGAGATCGACGACTACCTCAGCCGCCGCCTCGCGCGGGCCGCGGCCGGTGACCTGACCGTCACCGTGCACCACACCGACCTGCTGGCGCTGCCGACCGAGGTGTCCCGATGA
- a CDS encoding CDP-alcohol phosphatidyltransferase family protein, producing the protein MTAGVWTGTVSPLRGPAAGLLAQFAVLGGLTAAVGLGAGGWVTGTVYALALCALLARAMHRSGLRVFGPANAVTLSRATLVGGVTALVTEARTPVAVLVVLASVALVLDGVDGVVARRTGSTSPFGARFDGEVDAFLILVLSVYVSYHLGWWVLAIGAFRYAFVAAGWHFTWLRGDLPVRYSRKTVAAVQGVVLVTAASGLLPGLVAGVLVAAALAALIWSFGRDIAYLHRTYA; encoded by the coding sequence GTGACTGCAGGCGTATGGACCGGCACGGTCAGTCCCCTTCGCGGCCCCGCGGCCGGGCTGCTCGCGCAGTTCGCCGTGCTCGGCGGCCTCACCGCCGCGGTCGGTCTCGGCGCGGGCGGCTGGGTGACCGGCACGGTCTACGCGCTCGCGCTCTGCGCCCTGCTCGCCCGCGCCATGCACCGCTCCGGGCTGCGCGTGTTCGGCCCGGCCAACGCGGTCACGCTGTCCCGCGCCACCCTGGTCGGCGGCGTCACCGCGCTGGTCACGGAGGCCCGTACCCCGGTCGCCGTGCTGGTCGTGCTCGCCTCCGTCGCGCTGGTGCTGGACGGCGTGGACGGCGTCGTCGCCCGCCGCACCGGCAGCACCTCCCCGTTCGGCGCCCGCTTCGACGGCGAGGTCGACGCGTTCCTGATCCTGGTCCTGAGCGTGTACGTGTCGTACCACCTGGGCTGGTGGGTGCTGGCGATCGGCGCGTTCCGGTACGCGTTCGTGGCGGCCGGCTGGCACTTCACCTGGCTGCGGGGCGACCTGCCGGTGCGCTACTCCCGCAAGACCGTGGCCGCGGTGCAGGGCGTGGTGCTGGTCACGGCCGCGTCCGGCCTGCTCCCGGGCCTGGTCGCCGGCGTCCTGGTGGCCGCCGCGCTGGCCGCGCTAATCTGGTCGTTCGGCCGCGACATCGCCTACCTGCACCGCACGTACGCCTGA
- a CDS encoding alpha/beta fold hydrolase — MDVITGDGRTLRVHDRGTGSRVVMWHHGTPNVGTPPGPLYAAANRLGVRLIGYDRPGYGGSTPVPGRDVASAARDAATVADALGVDRFAVLGHSGGGPHALACAALLPGRVTAAASISGPAPYRDETWFDGMGPVTEAGLRAAVAGRTAKEAHEAVSAPPPDFTAADWAALDGEWSWFGEVVAPAVANGPGPLIDDDLAYVTPWGFDPAAIAAPVLLAHGADDRVVPAAHARDLVPGAEVWIVPGEGHISVLPWTAVPALEWLAART, encoded by the coding sequence ATGGACGTCATCACGGGGGACGGGCGGACGCTGCGGGTCCACGATCGAGGCACGGGCTCGCGCGTGGTCATGTGGCATCACGGGACGCCGAACGTGGGCACGCCACCGGGCCCGCTGTACGCGGCGGCGAACCGGCTGGGCGTGCGGCTGATCGGCTACGACCGGCCCGGCTACGGCGGTTCCACGCCGGTGCCGGGGCGCGATGTCGCGTCCGCGGCCCGGGACGCGGCCACGGTCGCGGACGCGCTGGGCGTGGACCGGTTCGCGGTGCTCGGTCACTCCGGTGGCGGACCGCACGCGCTGGCCTGCGCCGCGCTGCTGCCGGGCCGGGTGACCGCGGCGGCGTCGATCTCCGGGCCGGCGCCGTACCGCGACGAGACCTGGTTCGACGGCATGGGGCCGGTCACGGAGGCCGGGCTGCGCGCCGCCGTCGCCGGCCGTACCGCCAAGGAGGCCCACGAGGCGGTGAGCGCCCCGCCGCCGGACTTCACGGCCGCGGACTGGGCGGCGCTGGACGGGGAGTGGTCCTGGTTCGGCGAGGTGGTCGCGCCCGCGGTGGCGAACGGCCCGGGGCCGCTGATCGACGACGACCTGGCGTACGTCACACCGTGGGGCTTCGACCCGGCCGCGATCGCGGCGCCGGTGCTGCTGGCGCACGGCGCGGACGACCGGGTGGTGCCGGCCGCGCACGCGCGTGACCTGGTCCCCGGCGCCGAGGTGTGGATCGTCCCGGGGGAGGGGCACATCTCCGTGCTGCCCTGGACCGCGGTCCCGGCGCTGGAGTGGCTGGCCGCCAGGACGTGA
- a CDS encoding serine hydrolase domain-containing protein translates to MGSSLLDIVRRSPAPATAVAVFGPDEVFTRVVHGTADLTTGRPVTDEDWWDLASLTKVLVTLPEVRDLVPNPDLPLEDLWPEARGYAVGRATVRALLTHTAGLPATVPFYRTATGRDAVLRAVLAQPLGPPEEVYSDLGFMLLGRMVEALSGRTLDALARDRTGLRFGAPPSSSVATELDPWRGRLIVGEVHDENAAAMGGVAGQAGAFGTLSLVTAAAQTWLRGPAITPARPGATFGLGWMVTPRPGLGSTRLPGFGHTGYVGNRLWLSPSRGLGVLILANRVHPTREGTAEPYVRWCSSLFAHLESRI, encoded by the coding sequence GTGGGGTCTTCACTGCTCGACATCGTCCGCCGGTCGCCCGCGCCGGCCACCGCCGTCGCCGTGTTCGGCCCGGACGAGGTGTTCACCCGGGTGGTGCACGGCACCGCGGACCTGACCACCGGCCGGCCGGTCACCGACGAGGACTGGTGGGACCTGGCCAGCCTGACGAAGGTGCTGGTCACGTTGCCGGAGGTGCGCGATCTGGTGCCGAACCCGGACCTGCCGCTGGAAGACCTCTGGCCCGAGGCACGGGGGTACGCCGTCGGCCGCGCCACGGTTCGCGCGCTGCTCACGCACACGGCCGGCCTGCCCGCCACCGTCCCGTTCTACCGCACCGCGACCGGCCGCGACGCGGTGCTGCGCGCGGTGCTCGCCCAGCCGCTCGGCCCGCCCGAGGAGGTCTACAGCGATCTCGGTTTCATGCTGCTCGGCCGGATGGTGGAGGCGCTGTCCGGCCGCACGCTGGACGCGCTCGCCCGCGACCGTACCGGCCTGCGCTTCGGCGCACCGCCGTCGTCCTCGGTCGCGACCGAACTCGACCCGTGGCGCGGCCGGCTGATCGTCGGCGAGGTGCACGACGAGAACGCCGCCGCGATGGGCGGCGTGGCCGGTCAGGCCGGCGCGTTCGGCACGCTGTCGCTGGTCACGGCCGCGGCACAGACCTGGCTGCGCGGCCCGGCGATCACCCCGGCCCGGCCGGGCGCCACGTTCGGCCTGGGCTGGATGGTCACGCCGCGCCCGGGTCTCGGGTCCACCCGGCTGCCCGGCTTCGGCCACACCGGCTACGTCGGCAACCGCCTCTGGCTCTCACCGTCCCGCGGCCTGGGCGTGCTCATCCTCGCCAACCGCGTCCACCCCACCCGCGAGGGCACCGCGGAGCCGTACGTCCGCTGGTGCTCCTCGCTCTTCGCACACCTCGAATCGCGGATCTAG
- a CDS encoding GOLPH3/VPS74 family protein, translated as MTISLAEELVLLAYNDEGSAYGMSTWLDYGVAGAHLVELALAERIELRDGRVTVIDATPTGSPPVDAALATIAADDKPRKAQDLIYRLSKRARTPVLDALVERGILERRAEKVLRIIPVTRYPSPDGGEPAVETERRRLMRAAVDGTDTTPDTRTLALCTLVHALDWERRVFPDLPKRETRKRLKELGEQHWAGVAVGRLVKELAALIASTVAAITVAAAAGA; from the coding sequence ATGACGATCTCGCTGGCTGAGGAACTGGTTCTGCTCGCGTACAACGACGAGGGCAGCGCGTACGGGATGAGTACGTGGCTCGACTACGGCGTGGCCGGCGCGCACCTGGTGGAGCTGGCGCTGGCGGAGCGGATCGAGCTGCGCGACGGCCGGGTCACCGTGATCGACGCGACGCCGACCGGGTCGCCGCCGGTCGACGCGGCGCTGGCCACGATCGCGGCGGACGACAAGCCGCGCAAGGCGCAGGACCTGATCTACCGGCTGTCCAAGCGGGCGCGCACGCCGGTGCTGGACGCGCTGGTGGAGCGCGGCATCCTGGAACGTCGGGCGGAGAAGGTGCTGCGCATCATCCCGGTCACCCGGTACCCGTCCCCGGACGGCGGCGAGCCCGCCGTGGAGACCGAGCGCCGGCGGCTGATGCGCGCGGCGGTCGACGGCACCGACACCACGCCGGACACGCGGACGCTGGCGCTGTGCACCCTGGTCCACGCGCTCGACTGGGAGCGCCGGGTCTTCCCGGACCTGCCGAAGCGGGAGACGCGGAAGCGCCTCAAGGAGCTCGGCGAGCAGCACTGGGCCGGCGTCGCGGTGGGCAGGCTGGTCAAGGAGCTGGCCGCACTCATCGCGTCCACGGTCGCGGCGATCACCGTGGCCGCTGCCGCCGGCGCCTGA
- a CDS encoding Hsp70 family protein: MTHLCIDFGTSSTVAVLAGRQGVRPVLFDGVPALPSGVCADPAGRLVAGPDAVHAAASAPERFEPYPKQRIDEKSVLLGGVEFAVADLIATVLRRVVAQLPAPPQRVTLTHPAAWGAQRREVLWEAAARAGLNSVRLISEPVAAAAHFAATAGDALPAGGTALVCDVGAGTVDASVVRRTPTGFEVLATTGLPDGGGLDLDAAIVAHLGTVYAPRHGAAWTRLVAPSAPADRAASRAFWTGVRVGKEALSRSPGTHIHLPILQQEAPLGREQFEALARPVLDRTVDATLAVLREARVERSSLGGVFLVGGGSRVPLLATLLHRALGVAPAAVEAPELAVASGAVTAEDVSGPDAELTVKAARPMDRTKVYGAAAIPVSTPAGRGRRVMFVAALVVAAALAGATAAAWPRGDDNTTGPYDDTTVTENVWNGEFFMQIDSAGRDRSSGRLLLRVRQASQDENRETIDGTGPWVTVRVDPAAEVWRADRTPSSVDELFTDLSARDDTTGGFRLTFDPQGTVTEVRWL; the protein is encoded by the coding sequence GTGACGCACCTCTGCATCGACTTCGGCACGTCCAGCACGGTCGCGGTGCTGGCCGGACGCCAGGGCGTACGCCCCGTGCTGTTCGACGGCGTGCCGGCGCTGCCCTCCGGCGTCTGCGCGGACCCGGCCGGGCGCCTGGTGGCCGGCCCGGACGCGGTGCACGCGGCGGCGTCCGCGCCGGAGCGGTTCGAGCCCTACCCGAAGCAGCGCATCGACGAGAAGTCGGTGCTGCTCGGCGGCGTGGAGTTCGCGGTGGCCGACCTGATCGCGACCGTGCTGCGCCGGGTGGTCGCGCAGCTTCCCGCGCCGCCGCAGCGCGTCACGCTGACCCATCCGGCCGCGTGGGGCGCCCAGCGCCGCGAGGTGCTGTGGGAGGCCGCCGCCCGCGCCGGGCTGAACTCGGTGCGCCTGATCAGCGAGCCGGTCGCGGCCGCGGCCCACTTCGCCGCCACCGCCGGTGACGCGCTCCCGGCCGGCGGCACCGCGCTGGTCTGCGACGTGGGCGCGGGCACGGTGGACGCGTCCGTGGTCCGCCGCACGCCGACCGGCTTCGAGGTGCTGGCCACGACCGGCCTGCCGGACGGCGGCGGCCTGGACCTGGACGCCGCGATCGTCGCGCACCTCGGCACGGTCTACGCGCCGCGCCACGGCGCCGCCTGGACCCGGCTGGTCGCGCCGTCCGCGCCCGCCGACCGGGCCGCGTCCCGCGCCTTCTGGACCGGCGTGCGGGTCGGCAAGGAGGCGCTGTCCCGCTCCCCGGGCACCCACATCCACCTGCCGATCCTCCAGCAGGAGGCGCCGCTGGGCCGCGAGCAGTTCGAGGCGCTGGCCCGCCCGGTGCTGGACCGGACCGTCGACGCCACGCTGGCCGTGCTGCGCGAGGCGCGGGTGGAGCGGTCGTCGCTGGGCGGCGTGTTCCTGGTCGGCGGCGGCAGCCGGGTGCCGCTGCTGGCCACGCTGCTGCACCGCGCGCTGGGGGTGGCGCCGGCCGCGGTGGAGGCGCCGGAACTGGCGGTCGCGTCCGGCGCGGTCACCGCCGAGGACGTCAGCGGCCCGGACGCGGAGCTGACCGTGAAGGCGGCCCGGCCGATGGACCGGACGAAGGTGTACGGCGCCGCCGCGATCCCGGTCTCCACGCCGGCCGGGCGCGGGCGCCGGGTGATGTTCGTGGCCGCGCTGGTGGTGGCGGCCGCGCTCGCCGGTGCCACGGCCGCCGCCTGGCCGCGCGGCGACGACAACACCACCGGGCCGTACGACGACACGACCGTCACCGAGAACGTCTGGAACGGCGAGTTCTTCATGCAGATCGACAGCGCCGGCCGGGACCGTTCCTCCGGCCGGCTGCTGCTGCGGGTTCGCCAGGCGAGCCAGGATGAGAACCGGGAGACGATCGACGGCACCGGGCCGTGGGTGACGGTCCGGGTCGACCCGGCCGCCGAGGTGTGGCGCGCGGACCGCACACCGAGCAGCGTGGACGAGCTGTTCACGGACCTGAGCGCGCGCGACGACACCACCGGCGGCTTCCGGCTCACGTTCGACCCGCAGGGCACCGTGACCGAGGTCCGCTGGCTCTAG
- a CDS encoding LysR family transcriptional regulator — MLEIRRLVLLRELAIRGTIAAVAEALNFSPSAVSQQLSLLEKETGMVLLRKSGRRLQLTPQAEVLVASAGEVLDTLERAEAALQASLTRVSGRVRVAVFQSAALALMPAALRSMAENHPDVRVEMVQREPEEALRETWARDFDMVVAEQYPAHAAPHHPGLDRRDLTTDAIRLALPPAETSPRPVSDLRDARDMPWVMEPHGTASRHFALQTCRVAGFEPDVRYETADLQSQIRLVESGNAVALIPDLVWTGRSTSCRLVELPSAPRRTIFTAQRVAGAASPAARAFRQTLERAAAG, encoded by the coding sequence ATGCTGGAGATCCGCCGGCTCGTGCTGCTGCGCGAGCTCGCCATCCGGGGCACGATCGCGGCCGTCGCCGAGGCGCTCAACTTCTCCCCCTCCGCCGTTTCCCAGCAGCTCAGCCTGCTGGAGAAGGAGACCGGCATGGTGCTGCTGCGCAAGTCCGGCCGGCGGCTGCAGCTCACCCCGCAGGCCGAGGTGCTGGTCGCGTCCGCGGGCGAGGTGCTGGACACCCTGGAGCGCGCGGAGGCCGCGTTGCAGGCCTCGCTCACCCGGGTCAGCGGGCGCGTGCGGGTGGCCGTGTTCCAGTCCGCGGCGCTGGCGCTGATGCCGGCCGCGCTGCGCAGCATGGCGGAGAACCATCCGGACGTACGCGTGGAGATGGTGCAGCGGGAGCCGGAGGAGGCGCTGCGCGAGACCTGGGCGCGCGACTTCGACATGGTGGTCGCGGAGCAGTACCCGGCGCACGCGGCACCGCACCACCCCGGCCTGGACCGGCGCGACCTGACCACGGACGCGATCCGGCTCGCGCTGCCGCCGGCCGAGACGTCGCCGCGCCCGGTCAGCGACCTCCGCGACGCCCGCGACATGCCGTGGGTGATGGAGCCGCACGGCACCGCGTCCCGGCACTTCGCGCTGCAGACCTGCCGGGTCGCCGGGTTCGAGCCGGACGTGCGCTACGAGACCGCGGACCTGCAGTCGCAGATCCGGCTGGTCGAGTCCGGCAACGCGGTCGCGCTCATCCCGGACCTGGTCTGGACCGGACGGTCCACGTCGTGCCGGCTGGTGGAGCTGCCGTCCGCGCCGCGCCGCACCATCTTCACGGCGCAGCGCGTCGCGGGCGCGGCGTCGCCGGCGGCCCGCGCGTTCCGGCAGACCCTCGAACGGGCCGCGGCCGGCTAG